From a region of the uncultured Desulfobacter sp. genome:
- the mutL gene encoding DNA mismatch repair endonuclease MutL → MSRIRILPDILSNQIAAGEVVQRPVSVVKELVENAMDAGADRIIVEIENGGKNLIRVSDNGCGLSRDEAVLALERYATSKIYTKDDLFSISTFGFRGEALPSIASVSKFTLVSRTADNATGTRVDMDGGKLSGVTDTGAPVGTMVEVKRLFFNTPARRKFLKSENTESGHIADALAGLAMGNPGVGFRLVVNQRSVKSYPPDQTLLQRAQMVLGKDVSGQLYEIQWPQADGDGEGGLSGLSIRGVCANPGVTRSTANRIYLFVNQRLVYDRGLISAMFQGFRGRIMKGRYPVGAVCVALPCDQVDVNVHPTKREIKFIAPGPVYHALAVAVASTLSRSQDDKLAYARAVIPEKKGIPTPVQAALKSASLPEKRVTSDLFENVSVPKPKPEYTSFDSPPESFEAAEPREKSWTPVPERKLSIQPPLSDHENQTPDQRETAPPSEPVLEIRSGVRVVGQVLNIYIVVENENHLILVDQHAAHERIVFEQLLKRYKQMDVQSQSLAVPEVLELSHKEAVVLESITNELADLGIRVEPFGGTSFVIKAVPVLVEEKNVGSMVVEMVEKISHANGTGLKDDWLQDALATMACHRSVRGGQSMSVKEMTALVEQLFVCENPMHCPHGRPVFVSFDARSLEKLFKRLV, encoded by the coding sequence ATGAGCAGAATCCGCATCCTTCCTGATATTTTGTCCAACCAGATTGCCGCAGGTGAAGTGGTCCAACGCCCGGTTTCGGTGGTTAAGGAGTTGGTGGAAAATGCCATGGATGCAGGGGCGGACAGGATAATTGTTGAGATTGAAAACGGCGGCAAAAACCTGATCCGTGTCTCGGACAACGGGTGCGGGCTTTCCCGGGATGAGGCAGTGCTGGCACTGGAACGGTATGCCACCTCAAAGATCTACACCAAAGATGACCTGTTTTCCATTTCTACCTTTGGGTTCAGGGGTGAGGCGTTGCCGTCCATTGCTTCTGTATCGAAGTTCACGCTTGTGTCGCGTACAGCAGATAACGCCACCGGAACCCGGGTGGATATGGATGGCGGAAAGCTTTCCGGCGTAACAGATACCGGCGCGCCTGTGGGTACCATGGTGGAAGTCAAGCGCTTGTTTTTCAACACACCTGCCCGAAGAAAATTTTTAAAAAGTGAAAATACGGAATCCGGCCATATTGCCGATGCCCTGGCCGGCCTTGCCATGGGGAATCCCGGGGTGGGCTTCCGCCTCGTGGTCAACCAGCGGTCCGTTAAGAGCTATCCCCCAGACCAGACCTTGTTGCAGCGGGCCCAGATGGTGTTGGGTAAAGATGTGTCGGGTCAGCTGTACGAAATACAGTGGCCCCAGGCAGATGGAGACGGGGAGGGCGGCCTGTCTGGGTTAAGTATCCGGGGGGTATGTGCCAATCCCGGTGTTACCCGAAGTACGGCCAACCGGATCTATCTGTTCGTCAACCAGCGTCTTGTGTATGATAGAGGGTTGATCTCAGCCATGTTTCAAGGGTTCCGGGGCCGAATTATGAAGGGTCGGTATCCTGTGGGTGCGGTATGTGTGGCGTTGCCCTGCGACCAGGTGGATGTAAATGTACACCCGACTAAACGTGAAATTAAATTTATTGCGCCAGGTCCCGTATACCATGCTTTGGCGGTTGCCGTGGCAAGCACCTTGTCTCGTAGTCAGGACGATAAATTGGCGTATGCCAGGGCCGTTATTCCTGAAAAAAAGGGGATCCCAACGCCTGTTCAGGCTGCATTGAAATCGGCATCCCTGCCGGAAAAAAGAGTGACTTCTGACTTGTTTGAAAACGTTTCTGTCCCGAAGCCGAAACCTGAGTATACATCTTTTGATTCACCCCCTGAATCTTTTGAGGCCGCAGAACCCCGTGAAAAATCCTGGACCCCGGTCCCGGAAAGAAAATTGTCCATTCAACCCCCTTTGTCTGATCATGAAAACCAAACACCAGATCAGAGGGAGACAGCGCCTCCTTCCGAACCGGTTCTGGAAATTCGGTCCGGGGTAAGGGTGGTCGGTCAGGTACTCAATATTTACATTGTGGTGGAAAACGAGAATCACCTCATACTGGTAGACCAGCATGCCGCCCATGAGCGTATTGTTTTTGAGCAGCTTTTAAAACGCTATAAGCAAATGGATGTGCAAAGCCAGTCCCTGGCAGTTCCCGAGGTTTTGGAGCTGAGCCACAAGGAAGCTGTGGTCCTTGAGTCCATTACGAATGAACTGGCCGATTTGGGCATAAGGGTTGAACCTTTTGGCGGGACATCGTTTGTGATAAAAGCCGTGCCTGTGTTGGTGGAAGAAAAAAATGTGGGATCCATGGTGGTCGAAATGGTGGAGAAAATCAGCCATGCCAACGGCACAGGACTTAAAGATGACTGGCTCCAAGATGCCCTGGCCACAATGGCCTGCCATCGCTCCGTACGGGGTGGGCAGTCCATGTCTGTAAAGGAGATGACGGCGCTTGTAGAACAGTTGTTTGTCTGTGAAAACCCAATGCACTGCCCCCATGGACGTCCTGTTTTTGTCTCCTTTGATGCCCGC
- the gatA gene encoding Asp-tRNA(Asn)/Glu-tRNA(Gln) amidotransferase subunit GatA, with the protein MNLHTLTIAQAQELLAKKEISSVELTRAFLDRIDKYDNTISAFITVAPKLALEQAEQADRVIAKGENQPFTGIPVALKDVLCTKGVKTTCASKILENFVPQYDATVVEKFKAQNAVLIGKANMDEFAMGSSTENSAFFATRNPWNTDHVPGGSSGGSAAAVAAQFCTGAVGTDTGGSIRQPASHCGVVGLKPTYGRVSRFGVVAYASSLDQVGPITRDVTDAAMMLNLMGGHDPKDSTSAPEQMSDFTQGIAMFKEKGLAGMTAGIPKEFSTLAGIDPQVSVMFENARKTLEGLGVTVKEISLPHTNYVVAAYYIIAPCEASANLARFDGVRYGVRDMDSDDLIEMYKKTKSKGFGLEVQRRIIIGTYSLSSGYYDAYYGRASQVRALIMDDFKKAFEECDIIVSPVAPTPAFKIGEKVADPLTMYLSDIFTLACNLAGVPGISVPAGISDTGLPMGLQMMAPHFDEMSLIRAGYGFEQTVGKLPGFPEL; encoded by the coding sequence ATGAATTTGCATACCCTGACCATTGCCCAGGCCCAGGAACTTTTGGCCAAAAAGGAAATATCTTCTGTTGAACTGACACGGGCTTTCCTTGATCGTATTGATAAATATGACAACACTATTTCAGCGTTTATCACTGTTGCCCCGAAACTTGCCCTTGAACAGGCAGAACAGGCAGACCGGGTTATTGCTAAAGGTGAGAATCAACCCTTTACCGGAATCCCGGTGGCCTTGAAAGATGTGTTATGCACAAAGGGCGTTAAAACCACCTGTGCGTCTAAGATACTAGAAAATTTTGTGCCCCAATATGACGCCACGGTGGTTGAAAAATTTAAAGCTCAGAATGCCGTGCTCATCGGCAAAGCCAATATGGATGAATTTGCCATGGGATCTTCCACTGAAAATTCAGCCTTTTTTGCCACCCGCAACCCTTGGAACACCGATCATGTACCGGGTGGTTCTTCCGGCGGATCTGCCGCAGCCGTAGCGGCCCAGTTCTGTACAGGGGCTGTGGGTACGGACACGGGTGGCTCCATCCGTCAGCCCGCCTCCCATTGCGGGGTTGTGGGGCTTAAACCCACTTATGGACGGGTGTCACGGTTTGGTGTGGTGGCCTATGCGTCATCCCTGGACCAGGTTGGCCCCATTACCCGGGATGTGACGGACGCGGCCATGATGCTTAATCTCATGGGCGGTCATGATCCCAAAGATTCCACCAGCGCGCCTGAACAAATGTCGGATTTTACACAGGGCATTGCCATGTTTAAGGAGAAGGGCCTTGCCGGAATGACCGCAGGTATTCCCAAAGAATTTTCAACGCTTGCAGGTATTGACCCGCAGGTTTCAGTCATGTTCGAAAATGCCCGAAAGACCCTGGAAGGATTGGGGGTTACCGTTAAAGAGATCTCTTTGCCCCATACCAATTATGTGGTGGCGGCCTACTATATCATTGCCCCCTGTGAAGCCAGTGCCAACCTGGCCCGGTTTGACGGGGTAAGATACGGGGTTCGGGACATGGATTCCGATGATCTCATTGAAATGTACAAGAAAACCAAATCCAAAGGATTTGGACTGGAGGTCCAGCGCCGGATTATTATCGGTACCTATTCCTTGTCTTCGGGGTATTATGATGCCTATTACGGCCGTGCCTCCCAGGTCCGGGCTTTGATCATGGATGATTTCAAAAAGGCATTTGAAGAATGCGACATTATTGTGTCCCCTGTGGCACCAACACCTGCGTTTAAGATCGGTGAGAAGGTGGCTGATCCATTGACCATGTATTTGAGCGATATTTTTACCCTGGCCTGCAATCTGGCAGGTGTGCCCGGGATATCCGTGCCTGCAGGCATCTCCGATACCGGGCTTCCCATGGGGCTCCAGATGATGGCCCCGCATTTTGATGAAATGTCGTTGATCCGGGCGGGATACGGATTTGAACAGACTGTGGGGAAACTTCCTGGATTCCCCGAATTATAA